The following coding sequences lie in one Lentilactobacillus sp. SPB1-3 genomic window:
- a CDS encoding YfhO family protein → MKTIWKKTPTFILYTLFFLIFVCVMISCLSLSDKSMIWQLDGLAQHFPILIQFRQMILEFIAHPTHGLTNWAWNIGLGSDTLTNFQYYVIGDLFNYLIVLFPKSQIETGFGILVFLRMYVSGLSFLLFTHHYNFKKISKLIGALAYTFNGYAIATGLHHPFFILPLIFFPLLAYGIDNVLKNKSFVPLVIAVFLVLIGNFYFAWILAIGAIVYTLIRLLSMRKVAEFKFFKSVGKLIGSAIIGLGMATLVFLPTIMLAAKSTRINQKFANGLTFFPLEYYLKIPSTFLVNGRAMNFWLVIGITSFSFLAIVYMVSHFKKYLWANIYLLIVIVGLLIPAFGAIINAMTTPSNRWILLANLLFAFATMILIDNMNSLTKRDLYWMFGSSLGLIFIVWLNNGMILNLARHDFIEYGMLLLTMTVILAMLFFHWSHTTNFVVITLIFSLNLMANIVGVYSPNSSNLANQQMDQGISTRFSDDYYNGAQNYVKQQPGFFRTSKAPRYQYNQKIDNLANFTNTNTNIAINTGINDESIYLTLQNGYLGDFSRAVANSQFSMNTPIGQNDYRTALNDLMGVKYLFARANTKNQMIPYGYTPVKDKNGKIKIFQAKSRINADPSIENSYGTVVYKNKNALPLVYSQSKTVSPSAFNQLDPLDKERVMTQGAVVNKSSQSRSPLNYNSPRKNIKYQVNIDSTDLLDSTSQLAKYRLNILGKSNADKLLKQPHQQISLGANEQKVQNILLQNKNILENNAYRNRNGLKDMTTDATGKPLQYSLKVNNPNATKNSELFLVINGIKQTDGSLDDQMDWITNQNLLDNKSYSKLQKMNDYRSNLLNPKFGGYLFNAFTKNYQTGFAQYDSDNLSNYRQINSIVLNLGYSKDARKNVKLVFNQVKNIKFSSVKLVAMPFDKQYDRQIQQLKNSGLTNLKVNKSHVSGISNSQTKQTLVSSIPYSTGWHLKIDGKASNTFVVNKGFVGANVPAGRHKIQLTYQTPGYNLGVLITIISTIILIILWVISVITSRNHRDKARHSKAH, encoded by the coding sequence GTGAAAACCATATGGAAAAAAACACCAACTTTTATTCTTTACACCCTGTTCTTCTTGATTTTCGTCTGCGTAATGATAAGTTGTTTATCTTTAAGTGATAAATCAATGATCTGGCAATTAGATGGGCTTGCTCAACATTTTCCAATTTTAATTCAATTTAGACAAATGATTTTAGAATTCATTGCACATCCCACTCATGGACTAACAAATTGGGCATGGAATATTGGTTTAGGTTCAGATACCTTAACTAACTTTCAATACTATGTCATTGGTGATTTGTTTAACTACTTAATTGTTCTTTTTCCCAAGAGTCAAATCGAAACTGGATTTGGAATTTTAGTATTTTTAAGAATGTACGTTTCAGGTTTATCATTCTTGCTCTTTACACATCACTATAATTTCAAAAAGATCAGTAAGTTGATTGGTGCGCTTGCCTATACCTTCAATGGTTATGCCATTGCCACTGGTCTTCATCACCCATTCTTCATATTACCGTTAATTTTCTTTCCATTACTGGCATATGGAATTGATAATGTTTTAAAGAATAAATCTTTTGTCCCACTTGTAATTGCCGTATTTTTAGTTTTGATAGGCAACTTCTATTTTGCCTGGATATTAGCAATCGGTGCCATTGTTTATACTTTGATTCGTCTCTTAAGTATGAGAAAAGTTGCTGAATTCAAGTTTTTCAAATCAGTTGGGAAATTGATAGGATCTGCAATTATTGGATTAGGCATGGCAACTTTAGTTTTCTTACCAACAATTATGTTAGCTGCAAAATCAACTCGGATTAATCAAAAATTTGCCAACGGATTAACATTTTTCCCGCTTGAATACTATTTAAAAATTCCTAGTACTTTCTTAGTGAATGGTCGGGCAATGAACTTCTGGTTAGTAATTGGAATAACCAGTTTCTCCTTCTTGGCAATCGTCTATATGGTTAGTCATTTTAAGAAGTATCTTTGGGCAAACATTTACCTCTTAATTGTCATTGTTGGTTTATTAATTCCAGCTTTCGGTGCAATCATTAATGCAATGACTACGCCATCTAATCGCTGGATTCTACTCGCCAACTTATTGTTTGCTTTTGCTACGATGATTTTGATCGATAATATGAACTCTTTAACCAAAAGAGATTTGTACTGGATGTTTGGAAGTAGTTTAGGACTGATATTTATTGTTTGGCTAAATAATGGAATGATTTTAAATTTAGCTAGGCACGACTTTATTGAATACGGAATGTTATTGTTAACCATGACTGTCATCCTAGCAATGTTGTTTTTCCATTGGTCACACACGACCAATTTTGTAGTAATTACACTGATATTCAGTTTGAACTTGATGGCTAACATCGTTGGCGTATACAGTCCTAATTCATCTAATTTAGCAAATCAGCAAATGGACCAAGGAATTTCCACTAGATTCTCAGATGACTACTATAACGGTGCCCAAAATTACGTGAAGCAACAACCTGGTTTCTTCAGAACTTCTAAGGCTCCACGTTATCAATACAATCAAAAAATTGACAATCTAGCTAATTTCACTAATACCAACACTAATATTGCTATCAACACTGGAATCAATGATGAATCAATCTATTTAACTCTGCAAAACGGCTACCTTGGCGATTTTTCTCGAGCGGTAGCAAATAGTCAATTTTCGATGAATACTCCAATTGGTCAAAATGATTATCGAACTGCGCTGAACGATCTAATGGGAGTTAAATATCTTTTCGCTCGTGCTAACACCAAAAACCAGATGATTCCATATGGATACACTCCTGTTAAAGATAAAAACGGTAAAATAAAAATTTTCCAAGCGAAATCAAGAATCAACGCTGATCCTAGCATTGAAAACTCATATGGTACTGTCGTTTACAAAAATAAAAATGCTTTACCGTTGGTATATTCTCAGTCAAAGACAGTTTCTCCATCAGCTTTCAATCAGCTCGATCCACTTGATAAAGAACGCGTGATGACTCAAGGAGCTGTGGTAAATAAATCATCACAATCCCGTTCTCCTTTGAATTACAACTCACCTCGTAAGAATATTAAATATCAGGTCAACATTGATTCAACTGACTTACTTGATTCAACTAGCCAATTAGCAAAGTACCGGCTAAATATTTTAGGAAAATCAAATGCTGACAAATTGCTTAAACAGCCACATCAACAGATCAGCTTAGGCGCAAATGAACAAAAAGTTCAAAATATCCTACTCCAAAACAAAAACATCTTGGAAAACAACGCTTATCGCAATCGTAACGGACTCAAAGACATGACTACTGATGCGACTGGAAAGCCACTGCAATATTCCTTGAAGGTCAATAATCCGAATGCAACAAAAAACAGTGAATTATTCCTAGTAATTAATGGTATTAAACAAACTGATGGATCGTTGGATGACCAAATGGATTGGATCACAAATCAAAACTTACTTGATAACAAATCTTATTCCAAATTACAAAAAATGAACGATTATAGATCAAACTTGCTTAATCCTAAATTTGGGGGTTACCTATTCAACGCATTTACGAAGAATTATCAAACTGGATTTGCTCAATATGACAGTGACAATTTATCAAACTACCGCCAAATCAACAGTATCGTATTGAACTTAGGCTATTCAAAAGACGCTCGAAAGAACGTCAAACTAGTATTCAACCAGGTAAAAAATATCAAGTTTAGTTCGGTTAAACTGGTCGCAATGCCCTTTGATAAACAGTATGATCGTCAAATTCAACAGCTTAAAAACAGCGGATTAACAAACTTAAAGGTCAACAAGAGTCATGTTTCAGGAATATCTAATTCTCAAACAAAACAAACATTAGTTAGTTCAATTCCTTATTCTACTGGTTGGCATTTAAAAATCGATGGTAAAGCTTCCAATACATTTGTTGTCAACAAGGGATTTGTTGGTGCTAATGTGCCTGCTGGCCGTCACAAGATTCAGTTAACTTACCAGACTCCCGGATATAATTTAGGTGTGTTGATTACTATCATTAGTACAATTATTTTAATAATTTTATGGGTGATTAGTGTCATTACATCACGCAACCATAGAGATAAGGCTCGTCATTCTAAAGCGCATTAA
- the nrdI gene encoding class Ib ribonucleoside-diphosphate reductase assembly flavoprotein NrdI: MKTIRILYISIEGNTRAFLKNLNKYAESVNNQGADSINIELKEITEQTDLDHENEPFFAFVPTYLDGGNGIDNGVTELMTNALGEYIEYGNNARLLEGVVGSGNRNFNEQYCLTAKRYASKFNAPFLADYELRGTGADVERIYKVLVENS; the protein is encoded by the coding sequence TTGAAAACTATTAGAATTTTATATATTTCTATTGAAGGAAATACTCGAGCATTTTTAAAGAACCTAAACAAATACGCCGAATCAGTGAATAACCAAGGAGCTGATTCAATCAATATTGAATTAAAAGAAATCACTGAACAAACAGACCTAGATCACGAAAACGAACCATTCTTTGCTTTTGTACCCACCTATCTTGATGGTGGCAATGGTATTGATAATGGTGTGACAGAATTGATGACTAATGCATTAGGTGAGTATATTGAATATGGCAATAACGCAAGGCTACTAGAAGGCGTTGTCGGCAGTGGCAACCGTAATTTCAATGAACAATACTGCCTTACTGCAAAACGTTATGCTAGCAAGTTTAACGCCCCATTTCTGGCTGACTACGAGTTACGAGGAACCGGCGCTGACGTTGAAAGAATTTACAAGGTCTTGGTTGAAAATTCATAA
- a CDS encoding MDR family MFS transporter — protein MIKKRSEVHLISVIACSLLLNAGAAFMWPLVTIYMHNYLHKSLTLAGMSLLLMSCFMMLGNYLGGKLFDKWSPYAATILSVSFSTIAIFILIFFHGWPIFTIMLLFVGFGDGACMTLFNAYAATIKSQSTRTIFNVLYIGTNLGVVIGTLLVGFLLKYGVSTVFTVGLVFYLALLVLTITMFNVDIDKREDNESITNDGVTKVNTRAIIAAICIVVLTVYLSYTLWESVISVHMTELGISFEKYSLLWTLNGLMIVFLQPFVNRIGERFKLSTQTYFGIFIFAIAFLGLIFAKNYTAFVIVMIVTTIGEMIGFPGVPAWIDNLSGPSERGKYQGIYNLFMSFGRAVGPLIGGFIIDFASYQYLFGFAAGIIIISLAALMIVNRVKQQSV, from the coding sequence GTGATAAAGAAGAGGTCAGAGGTTCACTTAATTTCAGTAATTGCTTGCTCATTACTGTTGAATGCTGGTGCAGCATTCATGTGGCCCTTAGTTACAATCTATATGCATAACTATTTGCACAAATCATTAACTCTAGCTGGGATGTCATTATTGTTGATGTCGTGTTTTATGATGCTTGGTAATTATCTCGGAGGAAAATTATTTGATAAGTGGTCTCCATATGCAGCGACCATCTTAAGTGTTTCGTTTTCAACGATTGCTATTTTTATTTTGATATTTTTCCATGGATGGCCAATATTCACGATTATGCTATTATTTGTTGGTTTTGGGGATGGAGCTTGTATGACATTGTTCAATGCATACGCGGCGACAATTAAGAGTCAATCTACTAGAACTATTTTTAACGTTCTATATATTGGTACCAACCTTGGTGTGGTAATTGGTACGTTATTGGTTGGATTCTTACTAAAATATGGTGTTTCAACAGTATTCACAGTTGGATTAGTGTTCTATCTTGCTTTGTTAGTTTTGACAATTACTATGTTTAACGTTGACATTGATAAGCGTGAAGACAACGAAAGCATCACCAACGATGGTGTAACCAAGGTGAATACTAGGGCAATTATTGCAGCAATCTGTATAGTAGTTTTAACAGTTTACTTATCTTACACTCTTTGGGAAAGTGTAATTTCAGTTCATATGACAGAACTAGGAATTTCATTTGAAAAGTACAGCTTGCTTTGGACGCTAAATGGATTAATGATCGTATTCCTTCAACCATTCGTTAACCGAATTGGTGAACGCTTCAAGTTAAGTACGCAAACTTACTTTGGTATATTTATTTTTGCAATCGCGTTTTTAGGACTTATTTTTGCAAAGAACTATACTGCGTTCGTAATCGTCATGATTGTAACAACTATTGGGGAAATGATTGGGTTCCCAGGTGTTCCTGCGTGGATAGATAATTTGTCAGGTCCATCAGAACGAGGAAAGTATCAAGGGATTTATAATCTATTCATGTCCTTTGGTAGAGCTGTTGGTCCACTAATTGGTGGATTCATTATTGATTTTGCATCATATCAATATTTATTCGGATTCGCTGCTGGCATTATTATTATTTCATTGGCAGCCTTGATGATTGTTAATAGAGTTAAGCAGCAGTCAGTTTAA
- a CDS encoding Ig-like domain-containing protein, producing MKKSKVLVFAVALFALLFGAKAVSANSLTLNVDNVYTSSTSITGDATKGVSVIVRDANKNVLAQSAADSVNGKFQVNLSTRLKANQKVYVYARQNGNSYFYRVITVKPVNSKVNVANTAATATKKNSTKSGSKTAAATKGLTINTPTGTWKSGNNSGYTVVTKFSQATGLNQALYYNGKFVKKLINYAKYDVDANGSFWKITYTQRGQKKSQAMYLRFTSNNTFWIVNSANKATKVKFGNAPVHYYKFALQK from the coding sequence ATGAAAAAATCAAAAGTATTAGTTTTCGCAGTAGCACTATTTGCATTGTTGTTTGGTGCTAAAGCAGTTTCAGCTAATTCACTTACTTTAAATGTCGACAATGTTTATACTAGTTCAACTAGTATCACTGGTGATGCCACCAAAGGTGTTTCAGTAATTGTTCGAGATGCTAACAAAAATGTTCTGGCTCAATCAGCTGCTGATTCTGTAAATGGTAAATTCCAAGTTAATTTATCAACTCGATTAAAAGCAAATCAAAAAGTTTATGTTTATGCTAGACAAAATGGTAATTCATACTTTTATAGAGTGATCACTGTTAAACCAGTTAATAGTAAAGTAAATGTTGCTAACACTGCGGCAACTGCCACCAAAAAGAATTCTACCAAGTCAGGTAGTAAAACTGCTGCAGCTACCAAGGGCCTTACTATCAACACACCAACAGGTACTTGGAAGTCAGGCAATAATTCTGGTTACACAGTTGTTACTAAGTTCAGTCAGGCGACAGGTTTGAATCAAGCACTATACTACAATGGTAAATTCGTTAAGAAATTAATTAACTATGCCAAGTATGATGTTGATGCTAACGGTTCTTTCTGGAAAATCACTTACACTCAACGTGGACAGAAGAAATCTCAAGCAATGTATCTTAGATTCACAAGCAATAATACTTTTTGGATCGTAAATAGTGCTAATAAAGCAACTAAAGTTAAGTTTGGTAATGCACCAGTTCATTACTACAAATTTGCACTTCAAAAATAA
- the zwf gene encoding glucose-6-phosphate dehydrogenase, whose product MPTERSSLIMLFGATGDLATRKLYPAIFNLYKKGNIKDHFAVLGTSRYRFDDDKFRETVKKSVSEESNDKKLIDSFIQHFFFVTHDVTDLDHYSALKDKADELDKKFKLGGNRIFYVSMAPNFFGIVAKNLKSQGLLTTGNGFNRLVIEKPFGRDYESAEELNNALSASFEEDQIYRIDHYLGKEMIQNIEAIRFGNTIFEALWNNRYIDNIQVTLAENLGVEERAGYYDNSGALRDMVQNHIMQIVSLLAMEQPVAFKDTDIRAEKVKALRSLRVYNVAEASTNFVRGQYGAAVDGSSKEYRKEDGVPADSNNETYVAGKLLFDNYRWSGVPFYIRTGKKLADKFTRVDVVFKKPLVDIFSFPQDGNTLLSPNVLTIHIEPEQGFSLVVNAKNSEQGFHTEPVNLDFFENSQRTQATPQPYERLIHDVLKGDGTNFASWPEVASAWKFVDQVRRVWDIQQPMFPNYIPGSMGPIAADELLARDHREWVYKLNQ is encoded by the coding sequence TTGCCAACTGAAAGAAGTTCACTGATCATGCTCTTTGGAGCAACTGGGGATTTAGCAACAAGAAAACTGTACCCGGCTATTTTCAATCTTTATAAAAAAGGTAACATTAAAGATCATTTCGCTGTTTTGGGTACATCTCGTTACAGGTTTGACGATGATAAATTCAGAGAAACTGTTAAAAAATCCGTATCAGAAGAAAGCAATGACAAGAAGTTGATTGATTCATTCATTCAACATTTCTTCTTTGTCACTCACGATGTTACTGATTTAGATCACTATTCTGCATTAAAAGACAAAGCTGACGAACTTGATAAAAAATTCAAGCTTGGTGGCAACCGTATCTTTTATGTATCAATGGCTCCTAATTTCTTCGGTATCGTTGCTAAAAACCTTAAGAGTCAAGGACTTCTCACAACTGGTAATGGCTTCAACCGCTTAGTAATCGAAAAACCATTTGGTCGCGACTATGAATCCGCTGAAGAACTTAACAATGCTCTTAGCGCATCATTCGAAGAAGATCAAATTTATCGAATTGACCATTACTTAGGAAAAGAAATGATTCAAAATATCGAAGCTATCCGCTTTGGTAACACTATTTTCGAAGCCCTTTGGAACAACCGTTACATCGATAACATTCAAGTAACACTTGCTGAGAACCTGGGTGTTGAAGAGCGTGCCGGTTATTACGACAACTCTGGTGCTCTCCGTGACATGGTCCAAAACCATATTATGCAAATCGTTAGTTTACTCGCAATGGAGCAACCGGTTGCCTTCAAGGATACTGATATCCGTGCTGAAAAAGTTAAGGCCCTTCGTAGTTTACGTGTTTACAACGTTGCTGAAGCATCAACCAACTTTGTTCGTGGACAATATGGGGCTGCAGTTGATGGTTCAAGCAAAGAATACCGTAAAGAAGATGGTGTTCCAGCAGATTCTAACAATGAAACTTATGTAGCTGGAAAGTTATTATTTGATAACTACCGTTGGTCAGGTGTGCCATTCTACATCAGAACTGGTAAAAAACTGGCTGATAAGTTCACTCGAGTTGATGTTGTATTCAAGAAGCCACTTGTTGACATCTTCTCATTCCCACAAGATGGAAATACCCTTCTCAGTCCAAACGTTTTGACAATTCACATCGAACCAGAACAAGGATTCTCATTGGTCGTGAATGCTAAAAACAGTGAACAAGGCTTCCATACTGAACCAGTCAACCTTGACTTCTTTGAAAATTCACAAAGAACTCAAGCAACTCCTCAACCTTACGAACGATTAATTCACGATGTTCTTAAGGGCGATGGTACAAACTTTGCAAGCTGGCCAGAAGTTGCTAGTGCTTGGAAATTTGTTGACCAGGTTCGTCGAGTTTGGGATATTCAACAACCTATGTTCCCTAATTACATTCCTGGATCAATGGGCCCTATAGCTGCTGATGAGCTACTTGCTCGTGATCACAGAGAATGGGTTTACAAATTAAATCAATAA
- the gndA gene encoding NADP-dependent phosphogluconate dehydrogenase, translating into MADQKANIGVVGMAVMGKNLALNIESRGFTVGIYNRSESKTKNVMEDHSDKNLVPSYSIEDFVKSLETPRRIVMMVKAGKPTDAVIDELIPLLDKGDVLIDGGNTNFHDTMARNAKLDESGINFIGMGVSGGELGALQGPSLMPGGQKEAYDLVEPILTKIAAKAPADGEPCVTYIGPNGAGHYVKMVHNGIEYGDEELIDESYNILRNVAGYSVDELADIFKEWNEGELESYLIEITADILTRKDDLGEDKSKPIVDMILDRGANKGTGKWSSQDALEVGVDQSLITESVYARFISMIKDERVAASKVLPAPKADVEFDKKEIVEKVREALYFGKVMSYAQGFAQLKTASDQYKWDLKLGEMAKIWRAGCIIRARFLQNITDAYDKNEDLQNLLLDPYFTEICKKYQESARDVVALSTKAGIPVPSLAAAVSYYDSYRSEVVPANLLQAQRDYFGAHTYERTDREGSFHYPWYEEQ; encoded by the coding sequence ATGGCTGATCAAAAAGCAAACATTGGTGTTGTAGGTATGGCCGTTATGGGTAAGAACCTTGCCCTTAACATTGAAAGCCGCGGCTTTACTGTTGGAATTTATAACCGTTCAGAATCAAAGACTAAGAACGTTATGGAAGACCACAGTGATAAAAATTTAGTTCCAAGTTACTCAATCGAAGATTTCGTTAAGTCTCTTGAAACTCCTCGTCGTATCGTTATGATGGTTAAGGCTGGTAAGCCAACTGACGCTGTTATCGATGAACTTATTCCTTTACTTGATAAAGGTGACGTTTTAATCGATGGTGGTAACACAAACTTCCACGATACTATGGCAAGAAATGCTAAATTAGATGAATCTGGTATTAACTTTATCGGAATGGGTGTATCTGGTGGTGAACTTGGTGCCTTACAAGGACCTTCACTTATGCCTGGTGGACAAAAAGAAGCTTATGATTTAGTTGAACCAATCCTAACTAAAATCGCTGCTAAAGCCCCTGCTGATGGTGAACCATGTGTAACTTACATTGGACCTAACGGTGCTGGCCATTATGTAAAGATGGTTCATAATGGTATTGAATATGGTGATGAAGAGTTAATCGATGAAAGTTACAACATTTTGAGAAACGTTGCAGGTTATTCAGTTGATGAACTTGCTGACATCTTCAAAGAATGGAACGAAGGCGAACTTGAAAGTTACCTAATAGAAATCACTGCTGACATTCTTACTCGTAAAGATGATCTTGGCGAAGACAAATCTAAGCCAATCGTTGATATGATTCTTGATCGTGGTGCTAACAAAGGTACTGGTAAGTGGAGTTCACAAGATGCTCTTGAAGTCGGTGTTGACCAATCACTTATCACTGAATCAGTTTACGCTCGTTTCATCTCAATGATCAAAGATGAACGTGTTGCTGCTTCTAAAGTACTTCCTGCACCTAAGGCTGACGTTGAATTCGACAAGAAGGAAATCGTTGAAAAGGTTCGTGAAGCATTATACTTCGGTAAAGTTATGAGTTATGCTCAAGGCTTTGCTCAATTAAAGACTGCTTCAGACCAATACAAGTGGGACCTTAAGCTTGGTGAAATGGCTAAGATCTGGCGTGCCGGATGTATCATCCGTGCTCGTTTCTTACAAAACATCACTGACGCATACGACAAGAACGAAGACCTACAAAACCTTCTTCTTGACCCTTACTTCACTGAAATTTGTAAGAAATATCAAGAATCTGCTCGTGACGTTGTTGCATTGTCAACAAAAGCTGGTATTCCAGTACCATCACTTGCAGCTGCTGTTTCATACTACGATTCTTATCGTTCAGAAGTTGTTCCTGCAAACTTATTGCAAGCACAACGTGACTACTTCGGTGCTCACACTTACGAAAGAACTGACCGTGAAGGTAGCTTCCATTACCCATGGTACGAAGAACAATAA
- a CDS encoding multicopper oxidase family protein produces the protein MNAHKVYTDYFFDEPAFNTHDGGYVPLVRPEVDEQPLNIPSVLSPDKETDTDMYYTVIAQAGETQFLPGAKTKTWGYNANYLGQTIIFKKGKHIHVTLKNELPELTTFHWHGLNVPGPIIDGGCHAPVYPGESSEIEFDCDQPAATLWLHAHPCPSTAQHVWKGLATGVVVQDDVEAALPFPRNYGVDDIPVILQDRKFHDDNQFDYMADYDPDGVQGPTPVINGTINPYFDVTTQQVRLRLLDGANRREWRLHFSDDLEFTQIASDGGVLPEPVTFTHLMLTCAERAEIIVDFGNYKPGDEVTLYSDDIAILTFKIHEFASNPLNLPDHLVDVPDPEVTPNSQTHKVVMSGMDEEVALNGRKFDMQRIDDRQQLGNVEVWDITNTNDMDGGMLHPYHMHGTQFKIISRNGHAPYPNEMGLKDTVSVNPGEEVKIKVWFNHTGVFMNHCHIIEHEDGGMMAQFEIFDPDHPKTYKLMDMDTLMNAFAKERGVSREDLDMPGMDM, from the coding sequence ATGAACGCTCATAAAGTTTATACTGACTATTTTTTTGATGAACCTGCTTTCAATACACATGATGGTGGCTATGTTCCATTAGTACGCCCAGAAGTTGACGAGCAACCACTAAACATTCCTAGTGTATTAAGCCCCGATAAAGAAACTGACACAGATATGTATTACACTGTTATCGCTCAGGCTGGTGAGACCCAATTCTTACCCGGTGCCAAAACTAAAACCTGGGGTTATAACGCAAACTACTTAGGTCAAACTATTATTTTCAAAAAGGGTAAACATATTCATGTAACCTTAAAAAATGAATTACCCGAATTAACCACTTTCCATTGGCACGGTTTAAATGTTCCTGGACCAATTATCGACGGAGGCTGTCACGCTCCTGTATATCCCGGCGAAAGTAGCGAAATAGAATTTGATTGTGATCAACCAGCAGCAACACTATGGTTACATGCTCATCCGTGTCCTTCTACAGCCCAACACGTATGGAAAGGTTTGGCAACTGGTGTGGTTGTTCAAGATGATGTTGAAGCCGCTTTACCATTTCCAAGAAACTACGGTGTTGATGATATTCCAGTAATCTTACAAGATCGTAAGTTCCACGATGACAACCAGTTTGATTACATGGCTGACTATGATCCTGATGGTGTCCAAGGACCAACTCCCGTAATCAATGGAACTATTAATCCATACTTTGACGTCACCACTCAACAAGTTCGTCTTCGATTACTTGATGGCGCCAACCGTCGTGAATGGAGACTTCACTTTAGCGACGACCTAGAATTTACCCAAATTGCGTCCGATGGTGGCGTTTTACCTGAACCGGTTACGTTTACTCATTTGATGCTAACATGTGCAGAGAGAGCCGAAATTATTGTTGATTTTGGCAATTACAAGCCTGGTGACGAAGTAACCTTGTACAGCGATGATATTGCTATACTAACTTTCAAGATTCACGAGTTCGCTTCTAACCCATTGAACCTCCCTGATCACTTAGTTGATGTTCCTGACCCAGAAGTGACTCCTAATTCACAAACTCATAAAGTTGTGATGTCTGGAATGGACGAAGAAGTTGCCCTTAATGGTCGTAAATTTGATATGCAAAGAATTGATGACCGTCAACAACTAGGAAATGTCGAAGTCTGGGACATTACCAATACAAATGACATGGACGGCGGCATGTTGCATCCATATCATATGCATGGCACTCAATTTAAAATTATTTCTAGAAATGGCCATGCCCCATATCCTAACGAAATGGGTCTAAAAGATACTGTTAGTGTTAACCCAGGCGAAGAAGTCAAAATCAAAGTTTGGTTTAACCATACTGGAGTATTTATGAACCACTGCCATATCATTGAACATGAAGATGGTGGTATGATGGCCCAGTTTGAGATTTTTGATCCGGACCATCCAAAGACTTATAAACTTATGGACATGGACACATTAATGAATGCTTTTGCTAAGGAACGCGGTGTTAGCAGAGAAGACCTAGATATGCCTGGTATGGATATGTAA